The genomic DNA CTCACCCCTCGCTATACGGGCTCGGGCCACGCGCTCGCGGACGCTCGTCCCGGACCCTCGCTCAAGGAGCGCACCCCCGAGGACGTCTTCCGTGCCCGCTACGCCCGGGACTACTCCGAGCCGCTCGAGCCCGCGCTGCTCGAGGCCTTCCATCTGCTCCTCACCCAGGTGCAGGAGGACGCGTCATGAAGATCCTCGCCATCCGGGGGAGCAACCTCACGAGCCTCACGAAGTTCGAGCTGGAGCTGGACAAGCCGCCGCTCGACAAGATGGGTCTGTTCGCCATCACGGGCGCCACGGGCGCGGGCAAGAGCACCGTGCTGGATGCCATGTGCCTGGCCCTCTTCGACCGCACGCCGCGTCTGGGCGAGGGCCGGGGCGTGCCCGTGGGCCGGGCGGAGGAGGACGAGGACACGCGGCTGCGCGCCCATGACGTGCGGGGCCTCTTGCGGCGCGGGACGGCGGACGGCTTCGCCGAGGTGGACTTCCTGGGGAAGGATGGCCGCAAGTACCGGGCGCGCTGGTCCGTGCGGCGGGCGCGCAACCGCGCCGAGGGCCGTCTCCAGGACCAGGAGATGCTGCTCACGGAGTTCACTCCCACGGGGCTGGGGCCGCCCATCGGACGCAAGAAGGGCGAGGTGCTCAAGGCCATCGAGGAGCGGCTGGGCTTGTCCTTCGATCAATTCCGGCGCTCGGCCCTGCTCGCCCAGGGGGAGTTCGCCGCCTTCCTTCGCGCCAAGGATGAGGAGCGCGCCGAGCTGCTGGAGCGGATGACGGGAACGGAGGTGTACAGCCGCATGTCCATCGCCGCGCACCAGCGTCACAAGGAGGCGCAGGAGGCGCTGGCGAAGCTGGCCCAGGGCGTGGCGGCCATCTCCTTGATGTCCGAGGAGGCGCGCCGGGAGGAGGAGGACACGCTCGCGCGGGAGGAGGCGGCGCTCACCGAGGCTCGGGCGGTGCTGGCGCGGGCGGATCAGGCGGTGCGCTGGTACGAGGCGCGCGCGAAGAACCTGGCCGACGAGCGCGACGCGGAGCAGTCACGTGCGCGCGCGGAGGAGGCCGTGCGGGCCGCGGAACCCCGGCGCAAGGAGTGGGAGCGGGTCCGCGCGGCGGAGGAACTGCGCGCCCCGGTGTCGGCCCTGGACGAGGCCGTGCGCGAGCTGGCGCGCAAGGACGCGGATCTGACGGCACGGCGCGCGGAAGAGGACGCGGCGCGGACGGCGAGTCAGGCACGCGAGGTGGCGCGAGCGGCGGCGGAGGCCCGGCGCGACGCGGCGGGGAAGGCGGAGGCCGACGCGCGTCCGGCGCTGGAGGCGGCGGAAGCCCTGGACGGGGAGCTCAAGCGCGCCCAGGAACTGGCGAGGGACGCGGCGCGCAAGCTGGAGGACGCCCGGAAGAGCGAGGCGCGGGATCGCGACGTGCTCGCGGCGTTGGACAGGCAGCACGCGCTCGCGCTCGAGCGGGTGGGGAAGATCCAGGAGTGGCGCGACAAGCGCAAACCCGTGGAAGCGGTGGCCCGGGAGTGGTCGCGCTGGGAAGAAGAGCTCAAGCGCTACCAGAACGCGGCGGGACGAGACGCCTCGATTCGGGAGTCCCTCGAGAAGTGTCGCTCGCGTGCCGAGCCGCTGCGCGTGGACGCGGAGCGCCGGGCGAAGGCGCACCGCGAGTCGACCGAGGCGCTGAGCCAGGCGGAGACGCGGGCGGTTCGAGCCGAGGCCGAACTGGGCTCGGATTCCGGCGCGGAGCGCAGGCAGCGGCGGGAGGCGCTCCGGTCGCGGCAGGAACTCTTGAAGGATCTGGACGTCGAGTGGCGGGGTGCTCTCGAGTCCATCCACTCGGAGCGCGAGGCCTCGAGGGAAGTGGACGAGGCTCGACAAGAGCAATCCACGGCGAGTGCCGAGGCGGAGGCCGCGAAGGCCCGACGCATCGAGGGAGACGCCGAACTGAGGGAAGCCCGGCGCTCGTTCGATCGGGCGCGGGATGCGCTGGTCCTCACCGCGCACCGGGCGAACTTGCGCCAGGGAGAGCCCTGTCCGCTGTGTGGCGCGACGGATCACCCTCTCGGCCACGCGGGGTTGGCCCTGGAGGGACTGGTCGAGGAGTCGCGCGGACGGGTGGAGTCGTTGGAAGCTCGGCTCCAGGAGGCGACGCGGACGGAGTCCTCCGCCTTGGCCCGGATCCAGGGCGCGGCTCATCGCGCGGTGCAGGCGGAGGAGCGAAGGGAAGCCGCCGCGAAGCGGGGCCGGGCGCAGCGCGAGACGTGGGGCCGGCTCCGCGCGAAGCTCGAGGGGCCGCGGCCTCCCGAGTCCACCGAGGACCCGGAGGTCGAGCGCTGGCTGGCGGACGCGCTCGCGGAGGCGCGGGCGCGGGCCGAGGCGCTGAAGGCGGAGGAGGAGTTGGCCGAACAGCGGGCCGAGGTGGCGAAGGCCGCCCGGACGGCTCGGGACGCCGCGCGCGCGGACGCGGTGCTGGCGGAGACGGCCTGGCGTCAGGCGGACGAGGCGCTGCGGCGCAACGCCGAGGACGAGGCCCTGGGCCAGCGGGACTTGGACCAGGTGGTGCTTCTCCGTCAGGAACTCCAGGCGGCCCTGGCGGTCGCGTTCAAGGACTGGCCTCAATGGGAGAAGGCCCTGTCCACCGATGCCGTGGCCTTCCAGGCGCGCTGCGTGAAGGCGGTGAAGGAGTGGAACGAGCAGGACGCGCTCCTCCGTCAGGCGGAGGCCACCGTCCGGGAGGAAACGGAGAAACGGGGGCCGGCGCTGGCCACGGTGGAGTTGCGCGGCGCCCAGACGGAGGAGTGCACCCGGGAGGTGGCCCGGCTGGAGGCGGAGCTGGAGAAGACCCGGGCCGCGCGTGCGGCGCTGTTGGATGGACGGCCCACCGCCGAGGTGCGCGCGGGACTCGCTCGCGAGGTGGAGACGGCCTCTCGGGAACTGGAATCCCAACGCGGCGGCGCCGCGAAGGCGACCCAGGAGCTGGCGGTGGCGAGCGCGCGGACCGAGGCCGCGTCCTCGTCCGGAGTGGCCGCGCGTCAGGCCCGGGAGCGCGCCGAGGCGGCGCTGCACATCCTGCTCTCGGAGCGGAGTCTGTCCCTCGAGACCGTTCGCGCCCTGCTCTCGCGAGGCGCCGCGTGGTGCGAGTCCGAGGAGCGCGCCCTGGACGCCCTCACGCAAGCGCTCGCGAAGTCCGTCTCCGTGTGGGAGGAGCGCCGGGTGCGGCGTGAACGGCACGAGTCCTCCGACAAGCCCGCCCTGGATGAGCAGGCGGCTCCGGCGGCGCTCGAACGGGCGCGTGGGGAGACGGATGCCCGGCTCCACGCGGTGGCGGCCTCGAGGGCCCGGCTCGAGCGGGACGACGCGGATCGCCAGCGCCAGGGGGAGCAGGCCCGGCTCCTGGCGGAGCACGAGCGCGCCAGCGAGGTGTGGCGCACGCTCAGCGAGCTCATCGGCTCGCACGACGGCAAGAAGTTCAAGGTGTTCGCCCAGAGCCTCACCCTGGATGCCCTGCTCCACTACGCCAACGCCCACCTGGAGGAACTGGCGCCGCGCTACCGGCTGATGCGTGTGCCTGGCTACGACCTGGACCTCCAGGTGGTGGACCGGGACATGGGGGACGAGGTGCGCGCCGTCTCCAGTCTCTCGGGCGGTGAGAGTTTCCTCGTGTCGCTGGCGCTGGCGCTGGGCCTCGCCTCGCTCTCCTCGGAGACGACGCAGGTGGACACGCTCTTCATCGACGAGGGCTTCGGTACGCTCGACCCGCAGACGCTGGAGATGGCGCTGGCCACGCTCGACGCGCTCCAGGCCACGGGCCGGCAGGTGGGCATCATCTCCCACGTGTCCGGACTGGCCGAGCGCATTGGCGCTCAAGTCCGGGTGGTGAAGCAGGGCGCCGGTCGCAGTCAGCTCAAGGTGCTGGGCGACTCCGGCGTCCTTGGTGCACTGGCTTCCAGCTCCCGGCCCTCGCCGCCGGTGGCGTAGCGCGCTGGTCGACACACCTACACCGGTCCGGGTTTCGCGTCGCCGGTCCGGTGTTCAGTCCCTGGAGGAATTCTGTGGTGCGCGTGCACTCGCCGCATGTGCACGGAGCGTGTGCGTCTGCCCACCAGCCATCGGATTCACGGCGCGCTCTGTAGTCGCACGGGCAGCGGCCCTGGACGCGAGGGCAAGTCACCCCAAAACCCACTAGGCGACAAAAAACCCGATCCACAGATTCGCGGTCCCCTGCACCCGCGAGGCTGTGTATGAGAGCCCCTCCCCGTATGCTCGCGGCCGCCCTGGCCGCGTTTGTCATTGGCTGTGATGATGGTGGTGGTTCCAAACCCGGGACACTCAATCCCAATACAGGATGCACGGATCCGAACGATCCCTCGTGTGTCGTTCCCACCCCCACCGGCTGCCCGGATCCCAATAATCCGAGATGTTCGACTCCCGAGCCTCCCGAACCCGTCCCTCCGGAGCCTCCGTATGGACCCCCCCCGGGCCCCCGGACTCCCAGCAACACGAAGATCGACTCCGACTGTGACGGTCTGACGGACGCGGAGGAGTGGGGCAACGTCTACGCGGTGGACGCACGGACGAATCCCGGCAACTGGGACTCGGACGGGGACGGTCTGCGGGACGGTCTGGAGGTGGGCCGGACTTCCTCGCTCAACACCCTGCCTCAGTGCGTGAAGAGCTTCATCGCGGACGAGGATCCATCCAGCCGCACCAATCCGACCAACCCCGACACGGATGGAGATGGCGTCCTGGACGGGACCGAGGATCGCAATCACAACGGCAAGCTGGATCCGGGCGAGACGGACCCCGCGAACCGGGACACGGATGGGGATGGGCTCTCGGATGGCGAGGAGGACGCCAATCACAATGGCAAGCTGGATCCAGGTGAGACGGATCCCCGCAAGCGGGACACGGATGGGGACGGGCTCTCGGACGCCACCGAGCGCAACCACACCCGGACGGATCCCCTCAACCCGGACACGGATGGCGACTCGTGCCTGGATGGAGCCGAGGATCTCAATGGCAATGGGGTGAAGGATCCGGGCGAGACGGATCCCAAGGATGGCTCGGACTGCGGCGGCGGTCCCCTCCTGGACACCGATGGTGATGGCATTCCGGACCACGTCGAGGACGCCAACCACAATGGCGTGCACGACGCCGGTGAGACGAACTGGAACAATCCCGACACGGATGGGGACGGGCTCCCGGATGGGGTGGAGGACCGCAACCACAACGGCCAGGTGGACCCCACCGAGACGGATCCCCGCTCGAAGGACTCGGATTGCGATGGCCTGCTGGATGGACCGAACCAGGGCACCTTCCTGGGCGAGGACCTGAACGCCAGTGGGACGCGGGATCCCAACGAGACGGATCCCACCGAGCGCGACACGGACCATGACGGTCTGTTGGATGGCGTGGAGCGGGGCGTGCCCACCAGCGGGGCGCCCGTCACCACGTGTGGCTACGTGGGCGACGAGGAATCGAGCAGCACGACGGATCCCCTCAATCCCGATTCGGACGGGGATGGCATCGCCGATGGCGCCGAGGACTCGAACCAGAACGGCCGCGCGGATCCGGGCGAGCTGGATCCACGGAATGGCCGGGATGGCAGCGGCCCCGCGGGCTTCGCCTGCGCGGCGCAGAACCTGCGTCAGGTGACCTTCAAGGAAGACAATGGTGGCGACATCCGCCTGGCGCTCCGGCCCTCCTTCTCCGAGGTGCGGCAGATCTCCGTGGGCGGCAAGACGCGGGGCTTCGTGGGTTATGACGACACGAACCAGGTGGCCTTCCTCGCCTTCAAGCGCGCCCAGGCGGGCTCCTCCACCACGGTGGTGGGGGACGAGTTGTACGTGCGCGGCCAGTTCGCTCCCGCGGTGAAGGCGGGCACCACGCAGACCTTCACCTCGTGGGACGGGCACCCCGCGCTCCAGGCCTTCTATGACCAGGGCTCGGCCGTCTCCCTGCGGGACTACGCCAACTCGGTGGCCAACGCGCTGGTGGGCGCGGGAGCGGGAACGCTCGTGGGCGGCGCGGCCACGCCGGGACCGTTCAAGATCCAGGCGCAATACGTCCACCGCTCCAACTCGAGCGTGCTGGTGGTGGTGGCCATCACCCCCACGGCGCGCTTCGTGGAGCCGGGCCTCTTCGTCATGGGGGACACCGCGGGTGGGACGGCGCTGGCCCAGTTCGGAGACTCGGACGCGGTGCAGTGCGAGCCCTTCACCACGGGCAATGGCATGGCGGACTTCCTCTTCGTGGTGGATGACAGTGGCTCCATGGCCACGTCCCAGAGCGCGCTGGGCAATGCCGCCGCGGCCGTGGCCAACCGGCTGGGCAACTCACAGCTCGACTGGCGCATCTCCATGGTGACCACGTCCTATACGCAGACGGGCTATGGCCTGCCCAACGGCGGCGTGTTCCGTGGCTTCACCCGCGACATCAATCAGTTCAAGGCGTGGCTGCAGAAGGACGCCACCTGCCCGGATCCCGCCCAGCGCTGCTGGATCGACGTCAACGGCTCCAGCGAGGAGATGACCCTGGCCAGCGCGCGCGGCGCCGTGGACTACATGGCCAGCTCCAGCACGCCCGCGGACAAGCAGTACCGCGCCGGAGCCCGCCTGGTGGTCATCCTCCTCACCGACGTGCGCGACACGAACGACAACACGCCCGTCAGCTCGTACATCGACTACTTCAAGGGCGCCAACCCCACCGGCAGGCCCATCCAGATGCACGGCATCATCTGTGACTCCGTCGATGGGGGCGAGTGCTACCCGGGCGAGCCCCTGCACGACCTGCGGCACAAGGACGTCATCCAGGCCACGGGTGGCATCGTGGGCAGCATCCGCAGCACCACCTCCATCCAGAACACCATCGGCAGCATCATGGACAGCGTGATCGCCTCCACGGGCTACCGCACGCTCAAGCCGCCCATTGGCGCCTCGGTGCGCGTGGCCATGGAGGCGGTGCGGGATCCCTCGCAGTGCAACGCGAACGATCTGCCGCGCAGCCGCACCAACGGCTTCGACGTGGATGGCATCAGCCAGGCCCTGGCTTTCTATGGTGCGTGCCGTCCGGCCGACGCGGGCACGACCAAGGCCGCCATCTCCTACCGCTACTGGGGCGACCTCACGCGCAACACGGAAGGCAGCCCTCCGCCTTGCGCGACGGACACGGGTTACTACGACCCGGCGGATCCCGACTTCTGCAAGGGAAACCTCTCGTGCAACCGGCAGACGAACCGGTGTGACTGCCCCGCGGACTGTGGCGGTGGTGGGGCGCCCGGCACGGTGTGCAACACCCACAAGGACGTGTGCGACTTCTCGTGCGGCGCGGAGTGTGGTGGCCTGTGCGGCAGCTTCCAGGCCTGCAACACCGCCACCTGCACCTGCCAGTGCGCGGCGTCCGCCAGCTGCTCGCCGGGCTTCCGTTTCGACGCGGACGTCTGCGCCTGTGTGTGTGACACGGCGGCGCTCAACTGCGGCCCGTCCTACCAGTCGGATGCCAGTGCTTGCGCCTGTATCTGCAAGGACAACTGCGGCGGCACCTGCACCACGGGCACCGAGTGCAACATGAGCACCTGCCGCTGCGAGCCGAAGCTGAACTGAGCCTCGAGCGCATGTGGGAATGACGGGGCCGGAAGCCTCCCTCTCCAGGGGGGTCCGGCCCCGTCGCTTTGGTTGCCGCATCCGTGAGACCGGAGAGTTGCCGTCAGACTGTGCGCCCGTGTTTCCCCGCACGGGGAGTGACCCGAAAGTCCCGGTGAGCCCCTCCATACAGGCAATCCTGGAAACGGAGTTCCCCCCATGTGGAAGTCCATCGTCGCGCCGCCCGTGGCCCTGTTGTCCCTTCTGACCGCGGGTCAGTCCCTCGCCCACGGCTCCATCGAGGTTCCCATCAGCCGCGTGTACGGCTGTTACAAGGAGGGGCCGGAGAAGCCCCAGTCCGCCGCGTGCAAGGCCGCCGTGGCCGCTGGCGGGACGCAGGCCCTCTATGACTGGAACGGCGTCCGTCAGGGCAACGCCAATGGACAGCACCGCAACATCATCCCGGATGGGAAGCTGTGCAGCGCGGCCAACGAGTCGCACAAGGGTCTGGATCTGGCGCGCTCGGACTGGCCGAGCAAGCGCATCGCCCCCAATGCCCAGGGCCGCTTCGACTTCGTCTATCACGCGACCGCGCCGCACGCCGCGCGTGAGTTCCAGTTCTTCGTCACCCGGGATGGGTATGACGCGACGAAGCCGCTCAAGTGGTCGGATCTGGAGCTCTTCTGCACCGTGCCGAGCGCGCCCCTGGTGAACAGCCGCTACACGCTCAACTGCCCCTTCCCCAAGAACAAGAAGGGCCGGCACGTCATCTATAATATCTGGCAGCGCTCCGACAGCCCGGAGGCCTTCTACGCCTGCGTCGACGTGGACTTCGGCACCACGGTGCTCGCGGGTCTGGCGTGGCACGAGGCGGAGCCGGTGCGTGCGCGGGAGGACTTGCGCGCGGGCAGCAAGGTCACCTTCCGGGTCTTCGACGCGGACGGCCACGACGTGGAGCGGCACGAGGTGCGTCTGGATGACGAGGTGAGCCCCGCGGCCGACTGGCTCCAGCGGCTGGCCCGGCGCGTCAACCAGGACTCGCGCTATGCGCGCGTGGGCGCGCTCGACGCGGAGGGAAACATCACCCCGCTCGACTCGGCCCAGGGCAACAGTGTCTATGTCCGTCAGGAGGGCTACCGCTTCCAGATCGACATCGAGAAGCCCGCGTCGCCCCAGCCGTGAGTCCGGGGGCTTGAAGCACCACCGGTCCAACATTTCCGCGTGAAGAGGGTGCGCGGGCGCCACGGGGTGGTTAGCCTGCGCCCACTCACACGGAACTGGGAGGACACGGATGTCGCGTCACGGGATGGCGGTACTGGGGCTCGTAGCGGCGCTGGGCACGGCGGGTACGGCGGCCGCCCAGGAAGAGCCAACCGGCAAGGTGAAGGTCTTCCTGCGCGGCGGTCTGGGCAACTACACGGGGACCCTGGGGGACGTCGCCAAGGCGGGCCCGAGCTGGGGTGTGACGTTGAATCTGCAGCCCCTTCGCTTCCTCGGCTTCGAGGTGGGCTATGAGGGCGCGCACAACTCCATCAGCGACGCGGGCATCTTCGATCTCGCCCTGACGCGCCATGGAGGCTCCGCGCTGGCCAAGCTCTCGCTGCCCTTCTTCGAGGCCGTGCGCCCCTTCGTGGGCGCGGGCATTGGCGGCTCGTACGTCTTCGCGGAGGGCACGCTGCTGGGCGGCTACCAGTCGGGCCTGGTGGGCGAGGTGCCCCTGGCGCTGGGCATTGAGTTCAACGTGGGCAAGCTCACCGCCGGCGCCCGCGCGACGTACCGGCTGCTGCTGGACGAGGACTTGTCGGACCAGATCGATCAGCCGAGCGGTGGCTTCTTCGACGTCGTCGCCACGCTGGGCATGCGCTTCTGAGCGTGCCTACTGGAGCGGCCGTTCCTGGCCGTCGGTTCCATTCCTGCCCAGCAGCCGCCGCCATTCCTCGCGGATGCTCCGGTGGGTGGGAATGCCCAGGAACGAGCGCTGGAAGGCCTCTTCCTGGATCTTCCCCACCTGTGCCTGGAGCTGCTGGTGGGCCTGCTCCAGGATGAGCAGCGCGCGCCGGTCGCCGTGTGCGCGCAGGATCCGGAAACAGGTGAGCCACATCCAGAAGGGCTCCTCCACGCCTTGCAGGGTGTTGCCTTCCAGCGTGGGCAGGAGTTGTTCGACATACTCGAGCGCCAGGTGGAGCTGACCGCTCGCCAGCTCCACGGCGGCCAGGCCCGTCATCGACTCCAGCTCCAGCAAGGGCATGCGCGTCTCCACGCGGATGCGCCGTGATTGCTGGAAGGCCTCACGCGCCTCGGGCAGCCGCTCCAGGGAGATCAGCGCGAGGCCCCGGCTCATCCAGACGTAGCCCTGGTAGCGCGGACTGCCAATCTCCTCGGCCAGCCGCAGGCCCTGCTCCGTCCATTCGAGCGCTCCCTCCGGGTCCCCCAGGTGGTGGTGGAGGCGCGCCAGGTTGCAGCAGTCCATGGTCTCCCAGAACCGGTAACCGATGACGCGGCTGAACTGGAGCGTCTGCTCGAAGTCGGCCCGGGCCCTCGCGAACTCGCCCAGGCTCTTGTGCGCGTAGGCGAGGTAGCGCAGGGCGGAGATCTCCAGCCATCGGTCCCCCAGGGACTGGCAGAAGGGAATGACGCGCTGGATGTGGGCGAGGCCCGTGGAGAGCTCACCGCTCTCGTTCATGGTGGCGCTGAGATTGAGCAGGCTTTCCACCTCCACCTGGACGAGCCGCGCCGACTCGGCGAGCGTGAGGCTGCGCTCGAAGTGGACGCGGGCGGAGGCGAAGTCGCCCTGGTGGTGGCGCAACATCCTTCCCCAGCGCAGGTGGGCGATCGCCTCGCTGGGCACGTCCCCCAACTCCTGGGCGAGCCGGATGGCCTTGTTCACCGCCTCCTCGCCCGCCTCGATTTCGCCCACTTCCAGGGCATAGAGGGAGCGGCGCAGGGCCGCTTCCGTCTGGCGCCGCTCGTCGCCGAGCCGTTCCGCCAGGGACTCCATGCCGTCCAGGTCCAGGCGTTGCTCGCGCCGGTTGCCCAGGATGGAGTGGACGCGCTCGCGCGCCGCCACGATGGCGTAGCGCTCGGTGTGGTTGTCCTCCGCGCACAGGGCGAGCGCCCGCTCCAGGAAGGCGCGTGCCTCCGTGTGGGCGAACAGGCCGAGCGCTTCCTCCGCGGCCCGTCGTAGCGAGGTGGCCGCGCGCTCGCCCTGGCCCGCGGCCTCCAGGTGGTCCGCGAGCAACCCGAGGTGTTCCCGGGAGCGCTCGCCCCCGCGCGCGAGCAGCCACTCCGCGATGCAGCCATGGAAGGCGCGCCGCTCGCGCTTGAGCACGGTGTCGTACGCCACCTCCCGCACGATGGCGTGCTTGAAGATGTACTCGCGCGCTCCCGAGAAGGAGGAGTTGGACTGCTCGAAGATGAGCTCGCGCTCCTGGAGCGCGGCGAGGATGTCGTGGAGCGCGGTGGAGGTGGCGCCCTCGGCGTCCATGCTCAGCAGGGACTCGTCCCAG from Melittangium boletus DSM 14713 includes the following:
- a CDS encoding lytic polysaccharide monooxygenase, with translation MWKSIVAPPVALLSLLTAGQSLAHGSIEVPISRVYGCYKEGPEKPQSAACKAAVAAGGTQALYDWNGVRQGNANGQHRNIIPDGKLCSAANESHKGLDLARSDWPSKRIAPNAQGRFDFVYHATAPHAAREFQFFVTRDGYDATKPLKWSDLELFCTVPSAPLVNSRYTLNCPFPKNKKGRHVIYNIWQRSDSPEAFYACVDVDFGTTVLAGLAWHEAEPVRAREDLRAGSKVTFRVFDADGHDVERHEVRLDDEVSPAADWLQRLARRVNQDSRYARVGALDAEGNITPLDSAQGNSVYVRQEGYRFQIDIEKPASPQP
- a CDS encoding AAA family ATPase, producing the protein MKILAIRGSNLTSLTKFELELDKPPLDKMGLFAITGATGAGKSTVLDAMCLALFDRTPRLGEGRGVPVGRAEEDEDTRLRAHDVRGLLRRGTADGFAEVDFLGKDGRKYRARWSVRRARNRAEGRLQDQEMLLTEFTPTGLGPPIGRKKGEVLKAIEERLGLSFDQFRRSALLAQGEFAAFLRAKDEERAELLERMTGTEVYSRMSIAAHQRHKEAQEALAKLAQGVAAISLMSEEARREEEDTLAREEAALTEARAVLARADQAVRWYEARAKNLADERDAEQSRARAEEAVRAAEPRRKEWERVRAAEELRAPVSALDEAVRELARKDADLTARRAEEDAARTASQAREVARAAAEARRDAAGKAEADARPALEAAEALDGELKRAQELARDAARKLEDARKSEARDRDVLAALDRQHALALERVGKIQEWRDKRKPVEAVAREWSRWEEELKRYQNAAGRDASIRESLEKCRSRAEPLRVDAERRAKAHRESTEALSQAETRAVRAEAELGSDSGAERRQRREALRSRQELLKDLDVEWRGALESIHSEREASREVDEARQEQSTASAEAEAAKARRIEGDAELREARRSFDRARDALVLTAHRANLRQGEPCPLCGATDHPLGHAGLALEGLVEESRGRVESLEARLQEATRTESSALARIQGAAHRAVQAEERREAAAKRGRAQRETWGRLRAKLEGPRPPESTEDPEVERWLADALAEARARAEALKAEEELAEQRAEVAKAARTARDAARADAVLAETAWRQADEALRRNAEDEALGQRDLDQVVLLRQELQAALAVAFKDWPQWEKALSTDAVAFQARCVKAVKEWNEQDALLRQAEATVREETEKRGPALATVELRGAQTEECTREVARLEAELEKTRAARAALLDGRPTAEVRAGLAREVETASRELESQRGGAAKATQELAVASARTEAASSSGVAARQARERAEAALHILLSERSLSLETVRALLSRGAAWCESEERALDALTQALAKSVSVWEERRVRRERHESSDKPALDEQAAPAALERARGETDARLHAVAASRARLERDDADRQRQGEQARLLAEHERASEVWRTLSELIGSHDGKKFKVFAQSLTLDALLHYANAHLEELAPRYRLMRVPGYDLDLQVVDRDMGDEVRAVSSLSGGESFLVSLALALGLASLSSETTQVDTLFIDEGFGTLDPQTLEMALATLDALQATGRQVGIISHVSGLAERIGAQVRVVKQGAGRSQLKVLGDSGVLGALASSSRPSPPVA
- the cglD gene encoding adventurous gliding motility lipoprotein CglD, with product MRAPPRMLAAALAAFVIGCDDGGGSKPGTLNPNTGCTDPNDPSCVVPTPTGCPDPNNPRCSTPEPPEPVPPEPPYGPPPGPRTPSNTKIDSDCDGLTDAEEWGNVYAVDARTNPGNWDSDGDGLRDGLEVGRTSSLNTLPQCVKSFIADEDPSSRTNPTNPDTDGDGVLDGTEDRNHNGKLDPGETDPANRDTDGDGLSDGEEDANHNGKLDPGETDPRKRDTDGDGLSDATERNHTRTDPLNPDTDGDSCLDGAEDLNGNGVKDPGETDPKDGSDCGGGPLLDTDGDGIPDHVEDANHNGVHDAGETNWNNPDTDGDGLPDGVEDRNHNGQVDPTETDPRSKDSDCDGLLDGPNQGTFLGEDLNASGTRDPNETDPTERDTDHDGLLDGVERGVPTSGAPVTTCGYVGDEESSSTTDPLNPDSDGDGIADGAEDSNQNGRADPGELDPRNGRDGSGPAGFACAAQNLRQVTFKEDNGGDIRLALRPSFSEVRQISVGGKTRGFVGYDDTNQVAFLAFKRAQAGSSTTVVGDELYVRGQFAPAVKAGTTQTFTSWDGHPALQAFYDQGSAVSLRDYANSVANALVGAGAGTLVGGAATPGPFKIQAQYVHRSNSSVLVVVAITPTARFVEPGLFVMGDTAGGTALAQFGDSDAVQCEPFTTGNGMADFLFVVDDSGSMATSQSALGNAAAAVANRLGNSQLDWRISMVTTSYTQTGYGLPNGGVFRGFTRDINQFKAWLQKDATCPDPAQRCWIDVNGSSEEMTLASARGAVDYMASSSTPADKQYRAGARLVVILLTDVRDTNDNTPVSSYIDYFKGANPTGRPIQMHGIICDSVDGGECYPGEPLHDLRHKDVIQATGGIVGSIRSTTSIQNTIGSIMDSVIASTGYRTLKPPIGASVRVAMEAVRDPSQCNANDLPRSRTNGFDVDGISQALAFYGACRPADAGTTKAAISYRYWGDLTRNTEGSPPPCATDTGYYDPADPDFCKGNLSCNRQTNRCDCPADCGGGGAPGTVCNTHKDVCDFSCGAECGGLCGSFQACNTATCTCQCAASASCSPGFRFDADVCACVCDTAALNCGPSYQSDASACACICKDNCGGTCTTGTECNMSTCRCEPKLN